Proteins from a genomic interval of Streptococcus sp. D7B5:
- the pepF gene encoding oligoendopeptidase F, whose product MVLQRHEINEKDTWDLSTIYPTDQAWEEALKDLTEKVQTASRYEGHLLDSADSLLEITEFSLDLERQVEKLYVYAHMKNDQDTREAKYQEYYAKAMTLYSQLEQAFSFYEPEFMEISEEQYAAFLEAQPKLQVYKHFFDKLLQKKDHVLSQREEELLAGAGEIFGAASETFAILDNADISFPYVFDDEGNEVQLSHGTYIRLMESKNREVRRGAYEALYATYEQFQHTYAKTLQTNVKVQNYRAKVRNYKSARHAALAANFVPESVYDNLVAAVRKHLPLLHRYLNLRSKILGISDLKMYDVYTPLSSVEYSFTYEEALKKAEEALAVLGDDYLSRVKRAFSERWIDVYENQGKRSGAYSGGSYDTNAFMLLNWQDNLDNLFTLVHETGHSMHSSYTRETQPYVYGDYSIFLAEIASTTNENILTEKLLEEVEDDATRFAILNNFLDGFRGTVFRQTQFAEFEHAIHQADQNGEVLTSDFLNKLYADLNQEYYGLSKEDNPQIQYEWARIPHFYYNYYVYQYSTGFAAASALAEKIVHGSQEDRDRYIDYLKAGKSDYPLNVMRKAGVDMEKEDYLNDAFAVFERRLNEFEALVEKLGLA is encoded by the coding sequence ATGGTATTACAACGACATGAAATAAATGAAAAAGATACATGGGATCTTTCAACAATCTACCCAACAGACCAGGCTTGGGAAGAAGCCTTGAAAGATTTAACTGAAAAAGTACAAACAGCATCTCGATATGAGGGGCATCTCTTGGATAGCGCAGACAGTTTGCTTGAGATTACAGAATTCTCACTTGACTTGGAACGCCAAGTTGAAAAGCTTTATGTCTATGCGCATATGAAAAATGACCAGGACACACGTGAAGCCAAGTATCAAGAGTACTATGCTAAGGCAATGACCCTATACAGTCAGTTAGAACAAGCCTTTTCATTCTATGAACCTGAGTTTATGGAGATTAGTGAGGAGCAGTATGCGGCCTTCCTAGAAGCTCAACCAAAACTCCAAGTTTACAAGCACTTTTTTGACAAGCTCTTGCAAAAAAAAGACCATGTTCTTTCGCAACGTGAGGAAGAATTGCTTGCTGGCGCAGGAGAAATCTTTGGCGCTGCTAGTGAAACCTTCGCTATTTTGGACAATGCGGATATTAGCTTCCCATATGTCTTTGATGATGAAGGCAATGAAGTGCAACTCTCACACGGTACTTACATTCGCTTGATGGAGTCTAAAAACCGTGAAGTGCGTCGTGGGGCCTATGAAGCCCTTTATGCGACTTACGAGCAATTCCAACACACTTATGCTAAGACTTTGCAGACAAATGTCAAGGTGCAAAACTACCGTGCAAAAGTCCGCAACTATAAGAGTGCTCGCCATGCAGCCCTCGCAGCAAACTTTGTTCCAGAAAGTGTCTATGACAATCTAGTAGCAGCAGTTCGCAAGCATTTGCCACTCTTGCATCGATACCTTAACCTGCGTTCTAAAATCTTGGGTATTTCAGATCTCAAGATGTACGATGTCTACACACCGCTATCTTCAGTAGAATACAGCTTTACCTACGAAGAAGCCTTGAAAAAGGCAGAAGAGGCCTTGGCAGTCTTGGGTGACGACTACTTGAGCCGTGTCAAACGTGCCTTCAGCGAGCGTTGGATTGATGTCTATGAAAACCAAGGCAAGCGTTCTGGTGCCTACTCTGGTGGTTCTTATGATACCAATGCCTTTATGCTTCTCAACTGGCAGGACAATTTAGACAATCTCTTTACCCTTGTCCATGAAACTGGTCACAGTATGCACTCCAGCTATACTCGTGAAACCCAACCTTATGTGTACGGAGATTACTCAATCTTCTTGGCAGAAATTGCCTCAACGACCAATGAAAATATCTTGACAGAGAAATTATTGGAAGAAGTGGAAGACGATGCAACTCGCTTTGCAATCCTCAATAACTTCTTGGACGGTTTCCGTGGAACAGTTTTCCGTCAAACTCAATTCGCTGAGTTTGAACATGCCATCCATCAAGCAGATCAAAATGGAGAAGTCTTGACCAGTGATTTCCTCAATAAGCTCTACGCGGACTTGAACCAAGAGTACTATGGACTCAGCAAGGAAGACAATCCTCAGATCCAATACGAGTGGGCACGCATTCCACACTTCTACTATAACTACTATGTTTATCAGTATTCAACAGGTTTTGCAGCTGCTTCAGCCTTGGCTGAGAAGATTGTCCATGGTAGTCAAGAAGATCGTGACCGCTATATCGACTACCTCAAGGCAGGTAAGTCTGACTATCCACTCAATGTCATGAGAAAAGCGGGAGTGGATATGGAGAAGGAAGACTATCTCAACGATGCCTTTGCAGTCTTTGAACGTCGCTTGAACGAGTTTGAAGCCCTTGTTGAAAAATTGGGACTAGCTTAA
- a CDS encoding O-methyltransferase → MVESYSKNANHNMRRPVVKEEIVEFMRQRQKQVTGSLKELEVFARKENIPIIPHETVAYFRFLMETMQPKNILEIGTAIGFSALLMAEHAPNAKITTIDRNPEMIGFAKENFAQFDSRKQITLLEGDAVDVLSSLTETYDFVFMDSAKSKYIVFLPEILKHLEVGGVVVLDDIFQGGDVAKDIMEVRRGQRAIYRGLQRLFDATLNNPGLTATLVPLGDGILMLRKNLAEVELPESE, encoded by the coding sequence ATGGTAGAGTCTTATAGTAAAAATGCCAATCACAATATGCGTCGCCCCGTCGTCAAGGAAGAAATCGTAGAGTTTATGCGCCAGCGTCAAAAGCAGGTGACAGGTTCCTTGAAAGAATTGGAAGTCTTCGCTCGCAAGGAAAACATTCCCATTATTCCTCATGAAACGGTCGCTTACTTTCGATTTCTCATGGAAACCATGCAACCTAAGAATATTTTGGAGATCGGAACGGCAATTGGCTTTTCAGCCCTCTTGATGGCGGAACATGCGCCAAATGCCAAGATTACAACGATTGACCGTAATCCTGAGATGATTGGCTTTGCCAAGGAAAATTTTGCCCAGTTTGACAGCCGCAAGCAAATCACCCTCCTAGAGGGAGATGCAGTCGATGTTTTATCTAGTCTGACAGAAACTTATGATTTTGTCTTTATGGATTCGGCCAAGTCCAAGTATATCGTCTTTCTACCTGAAATACTTAAACATTTGGAAGTTGGTGGAGTAGTGGTCTTGGATGATATTTTCCAAGGAGGAGATGTTGCCAAGGATATCATGGAAGTCCGTCGTGGTCAACGAGCCATTTACCGTGGTTTGCAAAGACTTTTCGACGCAACTTTGAACAATCCAGGTCTAACAGCGACTCTAGTTCCACTTGGAGACGGCATTCTCATGCTAAGAAAAAATCTAGCAGAAGTAGAGCTTCCTGAGAGCGAATGA
- the prsA gene encoding peptidylprolyl isomerase PrsA: MKKKLMAGAITLLSVATLAACSNSSEGKDLISMKGDVITEHQFFEEVKNNPTAQQVLLNMTIQKVFEQQYGSEVTDKDVDDAVAEEQKKYGDSYNSVLQRAGMTPETRKAQIRTSKLVELAVKKAAESELTDEAYQKAFESYTPDVTAQIIRLDNEDKAKEVLEKAKAEGADFAQLAKDNSNDDKTKENGGEITFDSASTELPEQVKKAAFALDVNGVSDVITATGTQAYSSQFYIIKVTKKTEKSSNIEDYKEKLKTIILTQKQNDSAFVQGVIGKELQAANIKVKDQSFQNIFTQYIGGGDSSSSSSSSSN; encoded by the coding sequence ATGAAGAAAAAACTTATGGCAGGAGCCATCACACTTTTATCAGTAGCAACACTTGCAGCTTGTTCAAACAGTTCTGAAGGAAAAGATTTGATCAGCATGAAGGGCGATGTGATTACAGAGCATCAATTCTTTGAAGAAGTAAAGAACAATCCAACTGCACAACAAGTCTTGCTCAATATGACCATCCAAAAAGTATTTGAACAACAATATGGGTCAGAGGTAACAGATAAAGATGTGGATGACGCCGTTGCTGAGGAACAAAAGAAATACGGCGATAGCTACAACAGCGTGCTTCAACGTGCAGGTATGACACCTGAGACTCGTAAAGCTCAAATCCGTACCAGCAAATTGGTTGAATTAGCGGTTAAAAAGGCTGCTGAGAGTGAGTTGACAGACGAAGCCTACCAAAAAGCTTTTGAGTCTTACACACCAGATGTAACAGCTCAAATCATCCGTTTGGATAATGAAGACAAGGCAAAAGAAGTACTTGAGAAAGCTAAAGCAGAAGGTGCGGATTTTGCTCAGTTGGCAAAAGACAACTCTAACGACGATAAAACAAAAGAAAATGGTGGAGAAATCACTTTTGACTCTGCTTCAACAGAACTTCCAGAACAAGTCAAGAAAGCAGCCTTTGCCTTGGATGTGAACGGGGTTTCTGATGTGATTACAGCTACTGGAACACAAGCCTACAGTAGTCAGTTCTACATCATCAAAGTAACGAAGAAAACAGAAAAATCTTCTAATATCGAGGATTATAAAGAAAAATTGAAGACCATCATCTTGACTCAAAAACAAAATGATTCAGCCTTTGTTCAAGGAGTAATTGGTAAAGAATTGCAAGCAGCAAACATCAAGGTTAAAGACCAATCATTCCAAAACATCTTCACCCAATACATCGGTGGTGGTGACTCAAGCTCAAGCAGCAGTTCTTCATCTAACTAA
- a CDS encoding FtsW/RodA/SpoVE family cell cycle protein: protein MKISKRHLLNYSILIPYFLLSILGLIVVYSTTSATLIEEGKSAFQLVRNQGIFWIASLILIALIYKLKLGFLRNGRLIFIVMIVEMVLLALARLVGTPVNGAYGWISVGPVTIQPAEYLKIIIIWYLAHRFSKQQDEIAVYDFQVLTQNQWLPRAFNDWRFVLLVLIGSLGIFPDLGNATILVLVALIMYTVSGIAYRWFSTILALLAGSSMLVLSVIRFVGVEKFSKIPVFGYVAKRFSAFFNPFNDLAGAGHQLANSYYAMVNGGWFGLGLGNSIEKRGYLPEAHTDFVFSIVIEEFGFVGAGMILALLFFLILRIILVGIRAKDPFNSMVAIGVGGMILVQVFVNIGGISGLIPSTGVTFPFLSQGGNSLLVLSVAIALVLNIDASEKRAKLIREYENQIDENL, encoded by the coding sequence ATGAAAATTAGCAAAAGGCACCTACTAAACTATTCCATTTTGATTCCTTACTTCCTTTTATCGATTTTGGGACTGATTGTGGTGTACTCGACAACGAGTGCAACCTTGATCGAAGAAGGAAAAAGTGCCTTTCAATTGGTGCGTAACCAGGGGATCTTCTGGATAGCTAGTTTGATTCTGATTGCCTTAATCTATAAATTAAAATTAGGTTTCCTAAGAAACGGACGTCTTATTTTTATCGTAATGATTGTGGAGATGGTTCTTTTAGCTCTGGCGCGACTGGTCGGAACACCTGTTAATGGAGCATACGGATGGATCTCTGTAGGACCTGTAACGATTCAGCCTGCGGAATACCTTAAGATTATCATCATCTGGTACCTGGCGCATCGATTTTCAAAACAGCAAGATGAGATTGCGGTTTATGACTTCCAGGTTTTGACACAGAATCAGTGGCTACCTCGAGCTTTTAACGACTGGCGTTTTGTTCTGCTAGTTCTGATTGGTAGCCTGGGAATTTTCCCAGACTTGGGAAATGCGACCATCTTGGTCTTGGTGGCGCTCATCATGTATACCGTAAGTGGAATCGCCTATCGTTGGTTCTCAACCATTCTGGCTCTCTTGGCAGGGAGCTCAATGTTAGTCTTGTCTGTCATTCGCTTTGTTGGGGTTGAAAAGTTCTCTAAAATTCCTGTATTTGGTTACGTTGCTAAACGTTTTAGTGCCTTCTTTAATCCTTTTAATGACTTGGCGGGTGCAGGACACCAGCTCGCAAATTCCTATTATGCAATGGTAAATGGTGGCTGGTTCGGGCTGGGATTAGGGAATTCTATCGAGAAGCGTGGTTATCTGCCAGAAGCCCATACGGATTTCGTCTTTTCGATTGTTATTGAGGAGTTTGGATTCGTAGGAGCCGGTATGATTTTGGCTTTACTCTTCTTCTTGATTTTACGAATCATCTTGGTTGGTATTCGAGCAAAGGACCCTTTTAACTCTATGGTTGCTATTGGTGTCGGAGGAATGATCCTTGTTCAGGTCTTTGTCAATATCGGTGGGATTTCAGGGTTGATTCCTTCTACAGGGGTAACCTTCCCCTTCCTTTCACAAGGTGGGAACAGTCTATTGGTATTATCCGTAGCCATCGCGCTTGTACTAAACATTGATGCCAGCGAAAAACGTGCCAAACTTATCAGAGAATACGAGAATCAAATCGATGAAAATCTGTAA
- the ppc gene encoding phosphoenolpyruvate carboxylase — protein sequence MSLQKLENYSNKAVVQEEVLILTELLEDITKNMLAPETFEKIIQLKELSTSENYQGLNNLVTSLSNEEMIYISRYFSILPLLINISEDVDLAYEINHQNNVDQDYLGKLSTTIKMVAEKENAAEILEKLNVVPVLTAHPTQVQRKSMLDLTNHIHTLLRKYRDVKLGLINKEKWHTDLRRYIEIIMQTDMIREKKLKVTNEITNVMEYYQSSFLNAVPRLTAEYKKLAKEQGIELQHPKPITMGMWIGGDRDGNPFVTAETLNKSALTQCEVIMNYYDEKIYNLYREFSLSTSIVNVSDKVREMALKSQDNSIYREKELYRRALFDIQAKMQATKAYLIEDKDLQPRYATADEFYQDLLAIRDSLLENKGEYLISGEFVELMQAVEIFGFYLASIDMRQDSSVHEACVAELLASAGINDHYSDLSEDEKCALLLKELEEDPRILSATHAEKSELLEKELSIFKAARKLKDKLGENVIRQTIISHATSVSDMLELAIMLKEVGLVDAQKARVQIVPLFETIEDLDHSEETMRRYFSLPLAKKWIASKDNYQEIMLGYSDSNKDGGYLSSCWTLYKAQQQLTAIGDEFGVKVTFFHGRGGTVGRGGGPTYEAITSQPLKSIKDRIRLTEQGEVIGNKYGNKDAAYYNLEMLVSAAINRMITKKKSDTNTSNRYEAIMDQVVDRSYDIYRDLVFGNEHFYDYFFESSPIKAISSFNIGSRPAARKTITEIGGLRAIPWVFSWSQSRVMFPGWYGVGSSFKEFIDQDPKNIEFLRDMYQNWPFFQSLLSNVDMVLSKSNMNIAFEYAKLCEDEEVQAIYYTILDEWQLTKDVILAIEGYDELLAENSYLKDSLNYRMPYFNILNYIQLELIKRQRRGELSADEEKLIHTTINGIATGLRNSG from the coding sequence ATGTCTCTTCAAAAATTAGAAAACTATAGTAATAAAGCAGTCGTCCAAGAAGAAGTCTTGATTCTGACTGAGCTATTAGAAGATATCACAAAAAATATGCTAGCGCCAGAAACCTTTGAAAAGATTATCCAGTTGAAGGAATTATCAACTAGCGAGAATTATCAAGGGCTCAATAACCTAGTGACCAGTCTTTCAAATGAAGAAATGATTTACATTTCACGCTATTTCTCTATCCTTCCACTTTTGATTAATATCTCTGAGGATGTGGATTTGGCCTATGAAATCAATCACCAAAACAATGTGGATCAAGACTATTTAGGAAAACTATCTACAACGATTAAGATGGTAGCTGAAAAAGAAAATGCAGCCGAAATTTTAGAAAAGTTAAATGTCGTTCCTGTCTTGACCGCCCATCCAACGCAAGTACAACGCAAGAGTATGCTGGATTTGACCAACCATATCCATACGCTTTTGCGCAAGTACCGTGATGTCAAACTCGGCTTGATTAATAAAGAAAAATGGCACACAGATCTCCGTCGTTACATTGAAATTATCATGCAAACGGACATGATTCGTGAGAAAAAATTGAAAGTAACAAACGAAATCACCAACGTGATGGAGTATTACCAAAGTTCTTTCCTGAATGCTGTTCCCCGTTTGACAGCTGAGTATAAAAAATTAGCCAAAGAACAAGGTATTGAGCTCCAACATCCAAAACCAATTACTATGGGGATGTGGATCGGAGGAGACCGTGATGGAAATCCTTTCGTAACAGCGGAAACTCTCAATAAATCAGCCTTGACTCAGTGCGAAGTCATTATGAACTACTATGATGAAAAGATTTATAATCTTTACCGTGAATTTTCACTTTCAACCAGCATCGTGAATGTCAGCGACAAGGTTCGTGAGATGGCGCTGAAGTCACAAGACAACTCGATTTATCGTGAAAAAGAACTCTATCGCCGTGCCCTCTTTGACATCCAAGCTAAGATGCAGGCAACCAAGGCTTATTTGATTGAAGACAAGGACCTTCAGCCTAGATATGCCACTGCAGATGAATTTTATCAAGATTTGTTGGCCATTCGCGACTCTCTCCTTGAGAACAAAGGAGAATACCTGATTTCAGGAGAATTTGTCGAGTTGATGCAAGCTGTCGAAATTTTTGGATTCTACCTTGCTTCTATCGACATGCGCCAGGATTCTAGTGTTCACGAAGCCTGTGTGGCAGAATTGCTTGCATCTGCTGGTATCAATGATCACTATAGTGATCTATCTGAAGATGAAAAATGCGCCCTCCTCTTAAAAGAGTTGGAAGAAGACCCTCGTATTCTCTCAGCGACTCATGCTGAAAAGTCAGAACTGCTTGAAAAAGAACTCTCTATCTTTAAAGCTGCGCGCAAGTTGAAGGATAAACTGGGTGAAAATGTTATTCGTCAAACCATCATTTCTCACGCAACCAGTGTATCCGATATGCTCGAACTAGCCATTATGCTTAAGGAAGTCGGCTTGGTGGATGCCCAAAAAGCCCGCGTTCAGATTGTTCCCCTCTTTGAAACGATCGAGGACTTGGATCACTCAGAAGAAACCATGAGAAGATATTTCTCTCTTCCTTTGGCTAAAAAATGGATTGCTTCAAAAGACAACTACCAAGAAATCATGCTTGGCTACTCTGATAGTAACAAGGACGGTGGTTACCTATCATCATGTTGGACCCTCTATAAAGCGCAACAACAACTGACGGCTATTGGGGATGAATTCGGCGTTAAGGTTACTTTCTTCCATGGTCGTGGTGGTACTGTGGGTCGTGGTGGTGGACCAACTTATGAAGCCATCACATCTCAACCACTTAAGTCTATCAAGGACCGTATCCGTCTGACTGAGCAAGGAGAAGTCATTGGAAACAAATACGGTAACAAAGATGCAGCCTATTATAACCTTGAAATGTTGGTTTCTGCAGCCATTAACCGTATGATTACCAAGAAGAAGAGTGATACCAATACGTCAAATCGTTACGAAGCTATTATGGATCAAGTAGTGGACCGTAGCTACGATATCTATCGTGATTTGGTCTTTGGAAATGAACATTTCTATGACTATTTCTTTGAATCAAGTCCAATCAAGGCTATTTCAAGCTTCAATATCGGTTCGCGTCCAGCAGCTCGTAAGACCATCACTGAAATTGGCGGTTTGCGTGCCATTCCTTGGGTCTTCTCATGGTCTCAAAGCCGTGTCATGTTCCCTGGATGGTATGGTGTAGGATCAAGCTTTAAAGAGTTTATTGATCAAGATCCAAAGAATATCGAATTCCTTCGTGATATGTACCAAAACTGGCCTTTCTTCCAATCTCTTCTTTCCAATGTGGACATGGTCTTGTCTAAGTCTAATATGAATATTGCTTTTGAATATGCCAAGCTCTGTGAAGACGAAGAAGTACAAGCTATCTACTACACTATTTTAGATGAATGGCAGTTGACTAAGGACGTTATTTTAGCTATCGAAGGTTATGACGAACTCTTGGCAGAAAACTCTTATCTAAAAGACAGTCTAAACTATCGTATGCCTTACTTTAATATCCTGAACTACATCCAGTTGGAGTTAATCAAACGTCAACGTCGCGGCGAATTGTCGGCAGACGAAGAAAAACTGATCCATACAACTATCAACGGAATTGCAACTGGTTTACGTAATTCTGGCTGA
- the trpX gene encoding tryptophan ABC transporter substrate-binding protein — protein sequence MKNKRLIGIVAGLAVLVVASLIYSSMNKPAAKEEQKVAKVGVLQFVSHPSLDLIYQGIQDGLAEEGYKDDQVKIDFMNSEGDQSKVATMSKQLVANGNDVVVGIATPAAQGLASATKDLPVIMAAITDPIGANLVKDLKKPGGNITGVSDHNPAEQQVELIKTLTPNVKTIGALYSSSEDNSKTQVEEFKAYAEKAGLTVETFAIPSTNEIASTVNVMTSKVDAIWVPIDNTIASAFSTVVSSNQTAKKPIYPSATAMVEAGGLASVVVDQHDLGVATGKMIAKVLKGEKPADTPVNVFSTGKSVINKKLAQELGITVPESVLKEAGQVIE from the coding sequence ATGAAAAATAAACGTTTGATTGGAATTGTCGCTGGATTAGCAGTATTGGTAGTGGCTAGCTTGATTTATTCATCAATGAACAAGCCAGCAGCTAAGGAAGAGCAAAAGGTTGCTAAGGTTGGTGTCCTTCAATTTGTTAGTCACCCATCCTTGGACTTGATTTACCAAGGGATTCAAGATGGACTAGCTGAAGAAGGCTATAAGGACGATCAAGTAAAAATCGACTTTATGAACTCTGAAGGAGATCAGAGCAAGGTTGCAACCATGAGTAAACAATTGGTAGCAAATGGAAACGATGTAGTTGTTGGGATTGCAACACCAGCAGCTCAAGGACTTGCAAGTGCTACTAAAGATCTACCAGTTATCATGGCTGCTATTACAGACCCAATCGGTGCTAACTTGGTCAAAGATTTGAAAAAACCAGGTGGCAACATCACAGGGGTGTCAGACCACAACCCAGCAGAACAACAAGTGGAATTGATTAAAACTTTGACACCAAATGTCAAAACAATCGGTGCTCTTTACTCAAGTAGCGAAGATAACTCAAAAACACAGGTAGAAGAATTCAAGGCTTATGCTGAAAAAGCAGGTTTGACAGTCGAAACATTTGCCATTCCATCAACTAACGAAATTGCTTCAACAGTTAATGTCATGACAAGCAAGGTTGATGCGATTTGGGTTCCAATTGACAACACCATCGCATCCGCATTTTCAACAGTTGTTTCAAGTAACCAAACAGCTAAAAAGCCAATCTACCCAAGTGCCACTGCCATGGTAGAAGCAGGTGGATTAGCATCTGTAGTAGTTGACCAACACGATCTTGGAGTGGCTACTGGTAAAATGATTGCCAAAGTTTTGAAAGGTGAAAAACCAGCTGATACGCCAGTTAATGTCTTTTCAACTGGTAAGTCAGTGATTAACAAAAAACTAGCGCAGGAACTTGGTATCACCGTTCCTGAGTCCGTTCTAAAAGAAGCAGGACAAGTGATTGAATAA
- a CDS encoding ABC transporter permease: MIVSIISQGMVWAILGLGIFMTFRILNFPDMTTEGSFPLGGAVAVTLITQGVNPFLATLAAVGAGCLAGMATGLLYTKGKIPTLLSGILVMTSCHSIMLMIMGRANLGLLGTKQIQDVLPFDSDLNQLLTGLIFVALVIGLMLFFLDTKLGQAYIATGDNPDMARSFGINTGRMELMGLVLSNGIIALAGALIAQQEGYADVSRGIGVIVVGLASLIIGEVLFKSLTLAERLMTIVVGSIAYQFLVWGVIALGFNTSYLRLYSALILAVCLMIPTFKNKYLKGVKFSK, translated from the coding sequence ATGATAGTATCCATTATTTCTCAGGGGATGGTCTGGGCGATTTTAGGTTTGGGAATCTTTATGACTTTTCGAATTTTGAATTTCCCTGATATGACTACTGAAGGTTCTTTTCCTCTTGGGGGAGCAGTAGCTGTAACCTTGATAACACAGGGAGTAAATCCATTTTTAGCGACCTTAGCTGCAGTAGGAGCAGGTTGTCTAGCTGGTATGGCGACAGGTCTCTTATATACCAAAGGAAAAATTCCAACTCTTTTATCAGGAATTTTAGTCATGACTTCCTGCCATTCCATCATGCTCATGATTATGGGACGTGCCAACTTGGGGCTTCTTGGGACCAAGCAAATTCAAGATGTCTTGCCTTTTGATTCGGATCTCAATCAACTCCTGACTGGATTAATCTTTGTAGCTCTTGTTATTGGCCTTATGCTCTTTTTCCTAGATACTAAACTAGGTCAAGCCTACATCGCTACAGGTGACAATCCCGATATGGCTCGTAGCTTTGGTATCAATACGGGTCGTATGGAACTCATGGGCTTGGTTCTCTCAAATGGAATTATCGCGCTTGCAGGGGCTTTAATTGCTCAACAAGAAGGATACGCGGATGTTTCTCGAGGAATCGGCGTGATTGTCGTAGGGCTTGCTAGCTTGATTATTGGTGAGGTTTTGTTCAAGAGTTTGACCCTGGCAGAGCGACTCATGACCATCGTTGTAGGGTCTATTGCTTATCAGTTCCTCGTTTGGGGAGTGATTGCTCTTGGGTTTAATACAAGTTATCTTCGTTTGTACAGCGCCTTGATTTTGGCGGTTTGCCTCATGATTCCAACCTTCAAAAACAAATACCTGAAAGGAGTCAAGTTTAGCAAATGA
- a CDS encoding ABC transporter ATP-binding protein codes for MTAIVELKNATKVITNGFDEEKIILNDVSLEIFEHDFITILGGNGAGKSTLFNTIAGTLPLTSGSIRIMGEDVTHFSPEKRAKYLSRVFQDPKMGTAPRMTVAENLLIAKFRGEKRGLLPRRLSSHREEFQTTIEKVGNGLEKHLDTPIEFLSGGQRQALSLLMATLKRPELLLLDEHTAALDPKTSVALMELTDDFVSKGHLTALMITHHMEDALKYGNRLIVMKEGRIIQDLNKEEKAKMKISDYYQLFE; via the coding sequence ATGACAGCAATTGTAGAATTAAAAAATGCTACCAAAGTCATTACGAATGGCTTTGATGAGGAAAAAATCATTCTGAATGATGTTTCTCTTGAAATTTTCGAACATGATTTCATTACCATCCTAGGGGGAAATGGAGCAGGGAAGTCAACGCTTTTTAACACTATTGCAGGTACCTTACCTTTAACAAGTGGGAGTATCCGTATCATGGGCGAGGATGTGACGCATTTTTCACCTGAAAAACGGGCTAAGTACTTGTCTCGTGTCTTTCAGGATCCTAAGATGGGGACGGCTCCCCGTATGACGGTAGCGGAAAATCTCTTGATTGCCAAGTTTCGTGGTGAGAAGAGAGGACTCCTTCCTAGGAGACTTTCAAGCCATAGAGAAGAGTTTCAGACTACCATTGAAAAAGTGGGAAATGGGCTTGAAAAACATCTAGATACTCCGATTGAGTTTCTATCAGGCGGTCAACGCCAGGCCTTGAGTCTCTTGATGGCTACCTTGAAGCGACCAGAGTTGCTCTTGTTGGATGAACACACAGCAGCCCTTGATCCAAAAACCAGTGTTGCCTTGATGGAATTAACAGATGACTTTGTCAGCAAGGGTCATCTAACAGCCTTGATGATTACCCACCATATGGAAGATGCGCTGAAGTATGGCAATCGTCTGATAGTCATGAAGGAAGGTCGTATCATCCAAGACCTCAATAAAGAAGAAAAAGCTAAGATGAAGATTTCAGACTACTATCAATTATTTGAATAG